In the genome of Excalfactoria chinensis isolate bCotChi1 chromosome 20, bCotChi1.hap2, whole genome shotgun sequence, the window gctgctgccgccgccgagcTGCCCTTGAACGGGTTGTTGGCACTGAACTCTCGCCACTTGGCACCAAGCACAGTCATCATCTTGGACATGGGGATCTTGGGGTTCTTCTTGGCAATCAGAGGTCTGAAGGgtgggggaaaagggaaaaaccaCAGGTTAAAGGAAATGCACGTCTGCTTGTCACATTTCCCTACAGAaaactttcaaataaataaacacaaaaaatggAATTCTGGAGAGCAGGCATGGGGGAGAAACAATCCAGTTGTTTTCCACTCAATTATCCTTCAACTAAAATGGATTCCTTGAGACCTTTCTTGTCACAGAGAGAGAAGCAATAAGGAGCTTGTAAAGGAAATTCTGCATCACAGCTTCACCTTCTTATTTGAGTAACATCCAAATCTCAATCACTGCCCCAGACCCCATTGATACCTGCGGTTCTGTACCTGAGGAATTGGCTGAAAGCCTTGTAATTAGTAAGAGTATGGTAATCTTCTTCTGAGAAAATATAATCTACGTCATCAAGGCCCCATTCTTCCATCAGCTGGGCTGAGCTCTTAGGCTCCTGTAGAATTACAGAGAGACAGTGTTAATGTAAGTGACAGCTCTGCAGACAAAGTGTCTGTCATATACCCCGTGTCAAACTCTCTCCCTAGTCAGTGACACAGAGATTTCTTTCTgcaatatataaaaaacaaagcatgcaTAAGTGCTTAATAAACTAATGCTTCACACACTTCCAAGAAGCAAATTAATACAGCATCATCCAAATGCTCCTCATACCACATAATATAATGCAAAGCCTTCCCAGGTTTCATGTCTCCAGGAAACATAATCTCTGTATCTAACAAAAATAACATGGGATCATGTTGGCCTTTCATCTGCCAGTAAAAATGCCAGGCTGTGCCTGAGAGCCCTTGATGAGAGACTACTGCAGAATGGGTTGTTGATGGAACTGCAAATGCTTCatggttttaaaaacaaaagcaaccacAAAATCAGCATTGTTatggctgcttttctctttgttccaaataaaataaaccattGCTTTCAGTAGTACTTTCAGTGCCACAAAAGGTACCATGAGGAACTCCGAGCACATGCCACCAGGCAGCTATCTCAGTCTCCCTGATGGGGAGTACAGTGCCTATACCTCCGTGCCTTAAACAAAGGTATCTTATACATCAGTGCAAGGTGAGTGTCCCCAATTACAGCTCTGCCCTCATTCACTGAACAGTGTACTCAGATATCAGCAGGGATCTGGCCACATCATGAGATCCAATGTTCGAACACCAGCTCAGGATGAGCAAATCTTTGGTACCTTTAGCCCTCCATcatcatcctcctcctcttcatccttctttttccgtttggtttttttctctttcttttctttcagttttttctttttcttcttgttgggGGAATAGTCACTTCCTTCACTCTCAGATTTCTCCTCAATCTCCTCATCATTGTCTGATATCTCATCATTGCTCCCCTACAACAGAAGAGGACAGTGGAGAAAGAGCACCACCTGCCCTCCCTCAGCCACAGGCACACAAGTGGATACCCCTTCTGCCTCCAGGTTGTAACACACCCTCTGGAAGCATCACGATGCTGCAATACCACAATGCTCACATTACCATTCTGATGTGCAGTGGTGTAAACAAAGACATGACACAGCGAGTAAATGAACATATGTATTAGAAATAACCATATAGTAAAGCAGTGAGTGACTCGTCTGAGAGGTGGCTAACTGTTCAGCTAAAAGATCTTAAATCTTCAGACAGGTGGAACCTGAGTAACTTTTCTGATTGACATAACACATGGTAGCATGTGATGTCCCATCTCACATTGGCTTATGGTTTTACAAGAGTACAGTAACATTTTCCTACCACAGTGTGAATAGTTAAGAACCTAAAGGAAGAGGACATCTCTTGAGTCACGTGCATGTCTTGTAGCTCACCAGACAGATGTTGAGAGACACGCAGCCACACGGAACTCCCACCAGGCTTTTGGTCACAACTTCAGCAGCAAGAAGAACCTCTCCAGAAAGGCCTGGGCCCTGCTGGATGGCTGACAGATGCAGTCAGCAGGAACCAGGCTTACATGTACACACCAATCATGGGAGAGCCAGAGTGCAGAGCCCAGCAAGGCAGAATTTCGGTTTCTTTCTGGGACAGACAGCGACTTGCTGCAACAAAGTCATTACCACCCTAACAAAAGCCACTGCTTGCCGGGCGGATCACTCACGTTGCAAGAAAGACAGCAGCAATGCACACATCTGAGTATACATCTTCCTTCCTACACCCTGTTCCGCCTCTGGAAGCTGCCCCACCAGGAGCGGCGGGGTTCAGCACCATGGACAGCGCCCGGCCGGGGCTCCAGCCCGGCCCCATCGTTGTGCCATGTGAAAATCAATTGCTCTCACTGCAGAGATTCATTTTCGCTCAGCGGCCATTACTGATGTCGGGTCCTTTTTGGTTcgaaaaaaaaagagagctttTCCTTTAGCAGTTATAATTTAGCACTGAATAATTGGTTGCCATGGCAATGACTGCAGTACAGGTTGAAATTCCCACTCTCCCTGCTTTCTTGCCTGATGAGGACCTTCATCTACATACACTGAGGTTCAAACCGCAGCCAGTTGTTTTATGCAGATCTTTTTGGGGTTTGCTGCATCAAGTCTAGCAGCAGAGCTACAGGGAGCACTGCCACAAAGGCCAGAATGAGCCGCAATGAGGTTAAACAGGCAAATCCCCCTTTAAAAGCAACACAGCATCAATTCTGCCCCAGTGATAAAAACATGGGGCGTTCCGGGGAGAGGTCAGCCATGGTGTAAGCACCAACAGCATGGCCCAGGTTCACAAGAGATCCCCACATCTCTCTTCCTCTAATAGGAGGAGAGAGCATCCTAAGCCCCACAGCCTCCGGGAAGAtgctcaggaaaagaaaggccaAAGTAAGGGTTCCCTTTTCTTTTACCTTCTGACTGGCAACGCAGCTGGAATACAGCTCAGTGCCTACCCACATTGCTGCAGCTCCTCGCTACCTTCGGTGGAACACAGAACAACCTTTGACAGGCAGAACTGAGCCTGATTAACACCACCAGCACAAGGCATTcattgaagaagaaaacacccTCAACATCCATCCCATTAATTTCTCCCCACCCCCCGTAAGGAAACAGacacagctcaggctgcacatGTTGCTCCCATAGCTTCAGGCAGGCTGACATGAACGTAGAACTGCCAGGAGTGAACATAGCACACGTCTGTATCTTATCTTTCCTctattaaaaagcagcacaggagggaaagaaaaacacacaggaaGCGAGGCAGCATGAGCCAGCTTTGTGTGCTatctgcagaaacagaacatcACCATGGCCacaaaggaggagaaaagcctCCTCTGGGCTTCTGCTCACAGCTGCCAGGTCATAGCATGCCAGAGTCAGTCAAGTTCTGTTACGTACACAGCACATAATGCTCCTGTCGGCAGCAAAAGCACTTCGATGTGCCACCTCATCCAGCCAATCTGCTCATACAAGTCCCAGAGGGAGTGGCAGCGATGACTGGAAGAGAACAGCACATTGATCCCCTGCTTGGCAAGGGAAGGGGTGGGGATGTTTCTGGCTCTGCTGCATAAAACATCTGATGTTCTTCTGATGTTCCCTACCCTGCCTTCCTTGCTGAACCTTTTGGTCAAGTGCAGCCCACAACAAAACACCTGCACGCTTTCTGATGGCTGCAATTCTTTGCCATCTTGGCACTGAAGACCCCCAGGAGGCAACACCCTCATCCTCACACTCCCCACCAGCTCATTGCGTGGTGCGGGACAAGTAGGGTATGGAAGTGAATGCAGGTGCTTTGTTCCTACACATTgggtgccctgggcagccaacCTCCATTCCACATCGAGCAGGAACCCTCATCTCAGAGCACGCAGCATtacctctttcttcctcctcttgaTTTTGGCCCCCTTGCCGTCTTTCAGCttcttgggtttcttttttttctgcacagcaaCTTGCTCCTCAGCGAAAAActcctccagcccttccaggaCCCCATCATCTTCTTCTGAGGACAAGAAGGGCAATTCACAGGGCGGCCTTCCCAGGCACAGCTCAGGTTTGCCCTCTCTGGGCACCCCACAGCTGCTCAGTGACAATGCCAACACCTCGTGCCCATAGCGCTGCGCTGAGCCCCAGCACCCAGTGGGATCTGACACACAGCAGGGCCTCCAAAGCCACACAGGGCCTCCAAAGCCACACAGGGCCTCCAAAGCCACACAGGGCCTCCAAAGCCACACAGCACATCAGGACAGGCCAGCACCACCTGCCACACGGGGCTCAGCGCTGTTCGGAAGCCCAGCAGAGCCCGTTCAAATGGATCACAGCGAGCAGGTCGGCGTCCAACAGGTGTCAGCCGCACTCCGGCACGGAccttccccccccaccttccccctcctccccgcACCTCACTCGTCCCTTCAGGTCGCTCTCAGTGCCTTCGCTCCCCGCAGCCGAGCCGGCCGGGCGCAGCACGCAGGTCGGTACCAGCGGGCCGCACCGCAGCGCTGAGGGCCGGGAAGGCACCGCGGCATCGCCCGGCAGGCCCCGACCCCGCGAAGGCCGCAGACACGCCCACCGCTCCCTCCGTTCCCCCGCCATGTCCCGGCACGACGCCCCGCCGCCCACCTGACACGTCCTCATCGTTGTccgcctcctccagcagctcctcgcCGGCCGCCGGGCCCCGCATGCCGGCCGGGAGCGCCGGGCGCGGCCCCTCCGCGCCAAGATGGCGGCCGGCGGCCCCGCCCCGTGACGTCAcgcccccccttcccccctccatCCATCTCTGCCCCCAGCAGCCGGAACGCAGCGGTACCAATTCGTTCCCACAATTTATTCAGTACAATGTACAAAACGTTTTTTTCCCACTCCGCTTTtagtcctcctcctcctcctcctcctcgtcctGGTTGATCTGGAAGTAGCGCAGCTCGTAGCTCTCCTTGCTGTTGGCCACCACGCGCAGCCAGTCGCGGAGGTTGTTCTTCTTCAGGTACTTCTTGGTCAGGTACTTCAGGTACCTGTAGGAGCACAGCGGCcggggcagcacagcactgccaccatGGTGCGCATCCCCCACCCACACAGCAAACCAGCTCATGAACCCCCAACCCAGGGCTGCCCTCAGCCCCCCATGCTGGGGCAGGGCACagtgtgcacacagcaggagggaTGCCCGACACCCCCACCGCCCCCAGCCCCCCATTAAGGCTGGCAGCCACCCCACTtccccccagctcagcccccaGGATTCACTGAGTGCCACAGCAGAGCCCCACAGGACACAGCTCTGGTGTCACCatcactcacacacacacacacacacacacacacacacacacacactcacacccCTCTTCCCACCTCTTCAAGCCTCCAGTTCCCCCACTCGCTATCTCTAcccacagcaaaaacaaaatcaacatgATCAAGGCCAGATAAGGCACAGAAATATCAGGCAAGAGCCAGGCAGACGGCCAGCAGGATGAGGGTAAAGAGGCTGTAATGGAACAGCCTGGATATATACCAGCGTGGGCACACAGGTAAAGGCCATGCCCACACTGACTGCCTGCCACCTCGTCACACCttcagcttcctgctgctgttatCAGCACAGGAGCACCCCGCTCCCAGTTCCACTCCTGCCAGCTGCACACCCCACACCACCATCCTGCTGGGGTTTCTCAGCCACATCTGTCTTCAAAACCCCTCAGGAACAATCCCTGTACCTAACTGCACTGCTTAACCAGGTCAGCACACCTTGATGCCAAGCATCCCTTTATTACTTCATGCTTCCTCACACGTTCCCATTGTAGAGGTTCAGATCTTGCACCTCCAGCACTAAGAATGCCATCCTCACCAAACACCGCAGCCCCACCACAACAAAGCACTCCTCATGACACACATCCACAGCAGTGCACAGGGAAAGCCCAACTCCATTATAAGCAAAGGACCCACAGCCCTCGTTACCCAGACACCGAGCAACCAACACATAGTGCCCAGTGCTACAGgcccagggctgtgcagtgctgcctcccagcctggggcacagcacagcctgcagccttgccctgcagcacccaccgTGCTCTCACCTCTTGGAGAAGGGCACCTCTGAAGTAACAGTGATCTTGCTCTTGCTCCTCTCAATGGTCACCACGCCACCGCCCAGGTTTCCAGCCTTTCCATTCACTTTGATCCGCTCTTGTAAGAACTGCTCCTGTAAGAGGGCACAGACGTTCAGTCAGTGCTGTTGGCAGCTGTTTGCGCTCAGCATTTCAATGCTTTGCTCGGGACTAAGAGGAGGCAAAACAACCACGTGTcactaaaaaacaaagagaagccTTTCCCCGTGGGCCTGGATGCCCTGAGTTCCCACAGGCCGACACCACAGCTCACACTGAGCCATCCACACCTGCACAGAAGGGACACGCTACAGGCCAAGCGTCCACACCATTAAAGTTCGATGCCGTTTCCTACAGTCAGAACAGAGCAAGACACGTTCCTATTTCTCTTGGGCCCCATGACCCCCGCGGGTCCTTTCCAAATGAAGCATTCCCAAAGGCCTCCACCACAAACCTGCTTGTGTCTGAGCACAGCAACAAGCAAAGCCTGACTGAAAGCGCCCATCCAGCAGCAGCGGAACGCAGCGCTCTCCTCCATCGCTGCTTCTCAAAGCTGCACTGGAATCAAACCTCACAGCGATGGCTACTAATGCAGGATCTGCACACACTTAGATCCACACCTAGGCCGTTATGCAGCAATAAacctccagcagcactcagtACTTTGCACACTGATGCTCtgggtgtcatggttttgttctgcagtgctCCAGGCTGCCCGAGGAgcacaaagagcagcaaaaagAGCCGAGGGGCCGCACGCAGAAGCCCCTACcgggcagccccagcactcaCAAAGTTGGCGGCGTCCATGATGCCATCCTCCACCGGGTGCGTGCAGTCCAGCGTGAACTTCAGcacctgcttctttttcttgccaCCCTTCGCTGCGGGTTTCTTCTGCGGGAcgggaagagagagaagagccGTGAGACGGGACGGACGGGCTGAGGGCGGCCGGGAACGgcctgggaaggaaggggggaaacGGGGACCGAGCGGGAGCCCCGCACCGCCAGGGCCCGGCGGAAGGGGGAGGCTGAGGCCCAGGCCCAGCAGCACGCGTAGGCCCGAGCTGCGCcaggccgggccgggccggacACCCGGGAACagagcggggcggggcggggaggaGCGGGCGGGGCGGTTTGCATCCCGCGGGGCGGCGGCATCCCGGAGCGAACGGAAAGCGGAGCGGAGCAGCGGCCCGACGGAGCGACTCACCACGGGCGCCATGGCGGCTTCAGCGAGGGGCAAAAAGGGAGCGCCTCCCCGCGCGCATGCGCGGAAGAGCTCTCGGGCGGCCAACGCGCACGCGCCGCTCCCCCACACCGCCTGCGCCCACGCCGCCGCCGGGCCGCGCGCAGGGAGAGCGGCGGAGCGCGCCGTGCGCAGGCAGCAACGAACGATCGCCGCAACGATCGATGCCTGCCGGCCGCCGCGCGCCGCCGGGCCCCGCCCGCTCGTAGCTCTGCCAGCGGCTCGTGCTGCCTGACCAATGCCGGGGGAGCAGAGAGGGCGGAGCTGACGGGCGGGGGCGGGGCCAGAGCGAGGGGGCGTGGTCCGGATCCCGCTGGCGCGtccccggcggcggcggccacGTGCGTGAAGTGAggccgccgcgccccgccccggGCTGCAGAGCGGTCGCGGTGCCGGTGCGTGTCCGCGGTGCCGCCGAGCTGCCGTCACGGGGCGGCCGGTGAACGGCACGTCGGGAGGGACGCCCCGCGAAGGGGGACGCGTTGTCACCGGGGTCACCGTGTCACGGGAAGCACCGCGTCACGAGGGCCGTGCTGCTGAACGGGACGCCCCGATGACTGCGGAACAGCCGTGCCGGGGTCGCCCCGCGAGGCCCCATCCCGAGGCCGCGCTCCCAGCCGCGCTGCCCTCCCCCGCAGCCCGCGGAGCCGCCCCGCGAGGCCGGCGGTTAAAAATAGCCGGGCCGGGAGGGTCCGCCCCGCGGCGCTggggccggcggcggggccggggctgccgATGGCGGGCGGCATCTTCTCCCCGCTGGGGAGCTGCGcggagctggagcagggcgcCTGGCACCCGCTGGTTTGCCTGCTGTGCCACGGCCCCttccagcagccctgcctgctcgATTGCTATCACGCCTTCTGCGCCAGCTGCTTGCGGGGCCGCGCCGCCTCCGGCCGCCTGCGCTGCCCCCTCTGCGGGTACGGCCGCTCGGGACGCCGCCGCGCGTGGGGACCCGCCCCGTGCCGGTGCTCAACCCGCCCCTTCCCTCAGGCATCCGTCGGTGGTGCGGGGCGGCACGGGGCTGCCCCCGGTGGACCGTCTGCTTCAGTTCCTGGTGGACAGCTCGGCGGAGGGCTCGGAGGACGCGCAGTGCGCCAACTGCGACCGGCGCTGCGCCGAGGCGGTGAGGAGCCGGCAGAGGCCGCGACCCGGCTGAGGCTCCGCGACGCCTCCGCCGCCACCACCGCCTCCCGTGTACCGGCAGGACCTGGACGCCATGTGCTTCTGCAACACGTGCGGCCAGCCGCTGTGCGCCCCGTGCCGCGAGGAGACGCACCGCGCCAAAGTCTTCGCCCGCCACGAGATCGTGTCGCTCAGCAAACGCACCAAAGCCATCCACAAGAAGTGCCGTGAGTACCGCCCGCgagcgccgcgccgcgccgtgcCACACCGGGCAGGACGTGCCTGTCCTTACAGCGCTGCACGAGGAGCCCTACATCATGTTCTCCACCGAGAAGAAGTCCATGCTCTGCATCAACTGCTTCAGGGACATGCAGGGGTAAGTAAGTGTCCCCGCGGCCCCATACGTGTCCCCGTGGCCGCGTGTCCCAGCCGTGCCCTCACCGCCCACCTTGCCGCAGGGAGAGCCGGGCACACTGCATTGACATCGAGACGGCGTATGTGCAGGGCTGCGAGAAGCTGGACCAGGCAGTGCTGGTAGGTGAGATCGGGGTCGGGCGCGGGGCCACAGCGGTGCCACAAGCTCCGTGCTGCCCCGCAGGCagtgaaggagctgcagacatCCACGCGTGAGGCCATCGTCCTCCTCAAGGCCATGATTGAGGAGGTGCGCAACAGCGCCAGCGAGGAGGAGTCGGCCATCAACGCCCTGTTCAGCGGCATGcaggtgtggggctgtgcccacgGGTGTCCCAGCGGCCCCGTGCCCTGTAGCGTGGTGCTGGCACGGAGCACGGCTGCAGGGTGCCCATGTGCCCATGTGCCCGTGCTGTTGGCAGGAGCAGCTCTCTGACAGGAAGAAAGCGCTCCTGAAAGCTGTGCAGAGGTGAGGGGCTGCGGGCAGCACCACAGGTGTTGGGGCAGAGTGCCCTCCTGGTGTGCACCGAGTGCCTGGGCAGCTCCTCATAGCCGGCTCCTGCTGTACACAGCCAGCAcgaggagaaggagaaggcgTTCAAGGAGCAGCTGGCCCACCTCgcctccctgctgcccaccctGCAGGTAGGGCCGGGTCACCCAGGGCTCGGGGCTGAGGGTCAGACAGACCCCAGGGAAGGGGCGGCGGTGACACGGCTGTGTGCAGGTCCACCTGGTGATCTGCTCAGCCTTCCTGAGCTCCGCCAACAAAGCCGAGTTCCTCGACCTGGGCTATGTGAGTAGTgctggcactgcacagcacctGGTGCCGCCGTGCCGGGACCCCCCACAACCCTGAGCCCACCTCAACCTTCCAGCAACTGATGGAGCGGCTGCAGAGGATCGTCAAGCTGCCGCACCGCCTGCGGCCAGCCCAGACCAGCAAGGTAGCACGGGGCCGACCCCTGCCCACCGCCCCacgggcagccccagccccactgcccgTCTCACCCTGCAGATCAACACCGAGTACCGCGCTGAGTTTGCGCGCTGCCTGGAGCCCCTGCTGGTTCTCACCCCTCGCCGCTCCGTGGTGGGCAGCGCTGGCGGCATCGGGCCTGGCATCACCGGAGCAAACATGTGAGGTGCTGGGGTGGGGTGGGCAGAGGGGGGACATGCGCTGTGCCGTGCACTCCCTCCTGCATCGCTGCATCGCTGTGCCAGGCTCacttccttccctgcccttgAGCCTGTCCTCATGAAGGTGGCCTGGGGACAGCACAGAATGCAGCTGTGCTGATGAACGACAGGCACGGGGGCTTCAAGTGACAGTTCTGGGAACGGGGCGGGCAGTGCTGGCAGCGGACACCGAGCAACACCACGCCTGGTCCCCAGCCCCAATGAGGGCCATACCGAGCTCCAGCCAGCGCCGTGCCAGCTCCTGCTCACCGCACACCCCGCTCTGCCGCGGCCCTGCAGCCTCTTGGCCCACCACTATTTTTATCAGGATTTCAGAGAAGTGCCCGGCCGTTCCTTGCTGGGATATATTTAGGCCCATTGATGTCACAGTGGTGCGGGCCCTGCCAGGCGCTGCCGGCTGCTCGTCCCGCACAGAGGACAAACAGGCACCGCTGCCCGTGGGCAACACTCCTCGCACCCAGCCGGGCTCTGCGGCATGGGGCAGCTGAGCACCAGGAGAACGGAGCTGCATAGTGGGACCGCAACGCTGCACGGTGGGATCGTGGTATTGCTTGATGGGGAAATGGTGCTGCTTAGTGGGAGCGCGGTGCTGCACGGggccagcagggagctgggggaggTGGTGGCAGCAGTTGGGGAGCAGGACGGGGCagaggcaggcagggagctCCTGCACAAACGTGGCTGCACAAAGCCAGCTCCTGCCTCCTTTgtgccagagctgagctgctgagcagggcagtGAGCACCAGTGTAAGGCCTGCTATGGAAATCCAATTTTGAGGCAGCACAATGTGCTTCCGACCAACCTGAGTACCCGAGTGCAGAAAGGCACGGGGGGGCTTTGGCAGTTTGTATCTCAGGGGTTGgacacccccagccccaggcacagctctggctgcagggagtgCCGGGTCCCAGGGGCCGCCCTCTGCATCCCACCGCTGTCACCTCCATGCAGGATCCCCGGCAGCCAATGCTCCAAGACACTGATGGTGCCCGGCTGTCCCCCCGCTGGAGATAAGAtgtccagcagctccatggTGCGGAAGCCGACGCTGCACCGATACATCAGCACCAAAGTGCTGCTGGCCGAGGGCCGTGAGACGCCCTTCGCTGAGCACTGCCGCAACTATGAGAACACCTACCGGgtatggggcagggggggggggcgggagggggagCTCCTGACCCTCGCTGCCTATTGCTGTGCCTCTCCCCCATGCACGCAGATGCTGCAGACGGAGATCCAGAGCCTGAAGGACcaggtgcaggagctgcaccGCGACCTCACCAAGCACCACTCCCTCATCCGCACCGAGATCATGAGCGAGATCCTGCAGAAGTCGCTGCAGATGGATGTGCAGATTGCAGCCCACTACTCCGCGGTGGAAATGATGCGCAGCGTGTTTGAGGAGGTGCGGGGGCAGgatcccttcctccctcccccagtGCCGCGTGCCTGTGCCAGCTGCACCCGTTCCCACTGCAGGTCTGGGAGGAGACGTACCAGAGAGTGGCCAACGAGCAGGAGATCTATGAAGGTACAGCTGACGGGCAGAGCCTCCCCCCTGCAGCCGTTcggtgctgcagggcacagacacagcactctcgcccccagcccagctccacGACCTGCTGCAGCTGCGGCAGGAGAACAGCTGCCTGACCACCATCACCAAGCAGATTGCGCCCTACGTGCGCTCCATCGCCAAGGTGAAGGAGCGGCTGGAGCCCAGGTGAGCAGTGCGGCTGCTTTCAGTGCTGGGGCCCAGCCCCGTTCCCCTTCCCATACCCAGCCACAGTCCAGCTCGTCCTGCTGCAGGTTGCAGGAGCCCCGGGAGCCCAAGGATGAGCGCACACAGATACTGCTCAGGATTGATGACAGCAGTGAAGCAGCACAAAGGTAGGTGACAGCCAAGGTCTCAGTGCAGACACCTCCATGCACAGGGATGCCTCGTTCCAGCCCCTcatgctggcagcagggaaACTGTGGTGCCATCTGCATCGCCCCACACCTCTCTGGACAGTGgggagggaaagcaaagcacttcCAGGGGGGGTCAGGTGCCCTTGTGTGCCCTCCGAGCACAAGGGATCGGAGGGGATTAGAGCTctggaaaagagctgcttaaCCCAGCGGGCTCAGCTGCCTGCCCAGCCTGCTGCCCCTGCCCTAGGGACAGCTCACCCAGTGGCACagacagcagggagctgagcacCCCCGGGGACACGTCCCCAAAGAAGGAGCACCCTGGGAGCACACAGAGGAGCGGGACCCTGAGCACAGACCGGGAGGAACCCACAGGCTCAAGCTGAgcacccagagctgtgctgctccacgTTGGCTGTGACCGACTGCACTGCGCAGTCATGGTCAGGCTGCGTGAGAGCTGCCCTGGGGAGGCACAGACTCGTATCTAACACACCTGGATTCTACTTTAGTCTTTCTCTAAGCAGCGGTTGTGGTTTTCCTTGTAGTACGTTCAAACTCGTGGCCTTTGCTGTGAGCAAGGTTGGAAAAACAGACTGAATGTGGCTGAGTTTGTAGTGTGTCACATAGCAAACATCTGGCTTAGgacaatggaaagaaaatccctTTATATTCCCCATCCCGTGTgtcaaaagtgaaaataaaagtgtaTGAATGGACTCTGCTCTTTGTTCTGGCCCAGGGCAAAGGGGATTCCAGGTCCCACTGGTCCAGCCCTCCTCGAAACCAAGTTAAACTTCAGTGTTACACTGAAAGGTACCGAGAAACCCACCAGGAACTGTACaaccagctttgctgctctgAGCCCCACCTGCAGGTCCCCCCAGTAACATCCAGGTACCCCCAATAACCTCCAGGTACCCCCAGTAACCTCCAGGTACCCC includes:
- the RNF207 gene encoding RING finger protein 207 isoform X4, with product MTAEQPCRGRPARPHPEAALPAALPSPAARGAAPRGRRLKIAGPGGSAPRRWGRRRGRGCRWRAASSPRWGAARSWSRAPGTRWFACCATAPSSSPACSIAITPSAPAACGAAPPPAACAAPSAGIRRWCGAARGCPRWTVCFSSWWTARRRARRTRSAPTATGAAPRRTWTPCASATRAASRCAPRAARRRTAPKSSPATRSCRSANAPKPSTRSAVSTARERRAAPCHTGQDVPVLTALHEEPYIMFSTEKKSMLCINCFRDMQGESRAHCIDIETAYVQGCEKLDQAVLAVKELQTSTREAIVLLKAMIEEVRNSASEEESAINALFSGMQEQLSDRKKALLKAVQSQHEEKEKAFKEQLAHLASLLPTLQVHLVICSAFLSSANKAEFLDLGYQLMERLQRIVKLPHRLRPAQTSKINTEYRAEFARCLEPLLVLTPRRSVVGSAGGIGPGITGANMIPGSQCSKTLMVPGCPPAGDKMSSSSMVRKPTLHRYISTKVLLAEGRETPFAEHCRNYENTYRMLQTEIQSLKDQVQELHRDLTKHHSLIRTEIMSEILQKSLQMDVQIAAHYSAVEMMRSVFEEVWEETYQRVANEQEIYEAQLHDLLQLRQENSCLTTITKQIAPYVRSIAKVKERLEPSSSCCRLQEPREPKDERTQILLRIDDSSEAAQRDSSPSGTDSRELSTPGDTSPKKEHPGSTQRSGTLSTDREEPTGSS
- the RNF207 gene encoding RING finger protein 207 isoform X5, with the protein product MTAEQPCRGRPARPHPEAALPAALPSPAARGAAPRGRRLKIAGPGGSAPRRWGRRRGRGCRWRAASSPRWGAARSWSRAPGTRWFACCATAPSSSPACSIAITPSAPAACGAAPPPAACAAPSAGIRRWCGAARGCPRWTVCFSSWWTARRRARRTRSAPTATGAAPRRTWTPCASATRAASRCAPRAARRRTAPKSSPATRSCRSANAPKPSTRSAVSTARERRAAPCHTGQDVPVLTALHEEPYIMFSTEKKSMLCINCFRDMQGESRAHCIDIETAYVQGCEKLDQAVLAVKELQTSTREAIVLLKAMIEEVRNSASEEESAINALFSGMQEQLSDRKKALLKAVQSQHEEKEKAFKEQLAHLASLLPTLQVHLVICSAFLSSANKAEFLDLGYQLMERLQRIVKLPHRLRPAQTSKINTEYRAEFARCLEPLLVLTPRRSVVGSAGGIGPGITGANMIPGSQCSKTLMVPGCPPAGDKMSSSSMVRKPTLHRYISTKVLLAEGRETPFAEHCRNYENTYRMLQTEIQSLKDQVQELHRDLTKHHSLIRTEIMSEILQKSLQMDVQIAAHYSAVEMMRSVFEEVWEETYQRVANEQEIYEAQLHDLLQLRQENSCLTTITKQIAPYVRSIAKVKERLEPRLQEPREPKDERTQILLRIDDSSEAAQRDSSPSGTDSRELSTPGDTSPKKEHPGSTQRSGTLSTDREEPTGSS
- the RNF207 gene encoding RING finger protein 207 isoform X7, giving the protein MAGGIFSPLGSCAELEQGAWHPLVCLLCHGPFQQPCLLDCYHAFCASCLRGRAASGRLRCPLCGHPSVVRGGTGLPPVDRLLQFLVDSSAEGSEDAQCANCDRRCAEADLDAMCFCNTCGQPLCAPCREETHRAKVFARHEIVSLSKRTKAIHKKCPLHEEPYIMFSTEKKSMLCINCFRDMQGESRAHCIDIETAYVQGCEKLDQAVLAVKELQTSTREAIVLLKAMIEEVRNSASEEESAINALFSGMQEQLSDRKKALLKAVQSQHEEKEKAFKEQLAHLASLLPTLQVHLVICSAFLSSANKAEFLDLGYQLMERLQRIVKLPHRLRPAQTSKINTEYRAEFARCLEPLLVLTPRRSVVGSAGGIGPGITGANMIPGSQCSKTLMVPGCPPAGDKMSSSSMVRKPTLHRYISTKVLLAEGRETPFAEHCRNYENTYRMLQTEIQSLKDQVQELHRDLTKHHSLIRTEIMSEILQKSLQMDVQIAAHYSAVEMMRSVFEEVWEETYQRVANEQEIYEAQLHDLLQLRQENSCLTTITKQIAPYVRSIAKVKERLEPSSSCCRLQEPREPKDERTQILLRIDDSSEAAQRDSSPSGTDSRELSTPGDTSPKKEHPGSTQRSGTLSTDREEPTGSS
- the RNF207 gene encoding RING finger protein 207 isoform X8, encoding MAGGIFSPLGSCAELEQGAWHPLVCLLCHGPFQQPCLLDCYHAFCASCLRGRAASGRLRCPLCGHPSVVRGGTGLPPVDRLLQFLVDSSAEGSEDAQCANCDRRCAEADLDAMCFCNTCGQPLCAPCREETHRAKVFARHEIVSLSKRTKAIHKKCPLHEEPYIMFSTEKKSMLCINCFRDMQGESRAHCIDIETAYVQGCEKLDQAVLAVKELQTSTREAIVLLKAMIEEVRNSASEEESAINALFSGMQEQLSDRKKALLKAVQSQHEEKEKAFKEQLAHLASLLPTLQVHLVICSAFLSSANKAEFLDLGYQLMERLQRIVKLPHRLRPAQTSKINTEYRAEFARCLEPLLVLTPRRSVVGSAGGIGPGITGANMIPGSQCSKTLMVPGCPPAGDKMSSSSMVRKPTLHRYISTKVLLAEGRETPFAEHCRNYENTYRMLQTEIQSLKDQVQELHRDLTKHHSLIRTEIMSEILQKSLQMDVQIAAHYSAVEMMRSVFEEVWEETYQRVANEQEIYEAQLHDLLQLRQENSCLTTITKQIAPYVRSIAKVKERLEPRLQEPREPKDERTQILLRIDDSSEAAQRDSSPSGTDSRELSTPGDTSPKKEHPGSTQRSGTLSTDREEPTGSS